From Elusimicrobiales bacterium, a single genomic window includes:
- a CDS encoding site-specific DNA-methyltransferase, with protein MGNGVVVTSNNLRSSYNDESIRPTTIGHKEQIPDRTIGKRWAEHIALAPVNIERCLPISEQLSKEQLGNSIFEGDCLDVLEKFPAHSIDMVLCDLPYGTTQNKWDSVIDLDKLWKAYHRVVKPNGAIILTSQGIFTAKLIMSNESSFKYKITWEKSKSTNFLNAKKQPLRKHEDICVFYRKQPTYNPQMGTGVAYDKGIRKSQFSGSYGDFLPVHVKSDGDRYPTDVVYFKTAESEGPVWHPTQKPVELARYLIRTFTKPGDLVLDNAFGSGSFLVASALENRRFCGIEKNQDVALFKKSSIDYIQVALQRLSNIAKNQKFVKKIRLYCPNRGILNNANDFAKI; from the coding sequence ATGGGAAACGGCGTAGTCGTTACATCTAACAATTTGAGAAGTAGCTATAATGATGAATCAATTCGTCCCACCACCATTGGGCACAAAGAGCAAATTCCAGATAGAACCATAGGCAAGAGATGGGCAGAACACATAGCCCTTGCTCCGGTCAATATTGAACGATGTTTGCCAATATCGGAACAACTTTCAAAGGAACAGCTTGGGAATTCTATATTTGAAGGGGATTGCCTAGATGTTTTGGAGAAATTTCCCGCACATTCCATAGACATGGTTTTATGCGATTTGCCCTACGGAACGACTCAAAACAAATGGGACAGCGTTATTGATTTAGATAAGCTGTGGAAAGCTTATCACAGGGTGGTTAAGCCTAATGGTGCAATAATTTTAACTTCGCAGGGTATTTTCACCGCGAAATTAATCATGTCGAATGAGAGTTCATTTAAGTATAAGATAACATGGGAAAAATCCAAGTCCACCAATTTTCTCAACGCAAAAAAACAACCGCTCCGCAAACATGAAGATATCTGTGTTTTTTATCGGAAGCAACCCACATACAACCCGCAAATGGGGACGGGGGTAGCATACGATAAAGGGATTCGAAAAAGCCAATTTTCAGGCAGCTATGGAGACTTCCTTCCCGTGCATGTAAAAAGCGACGGGGATAGATATCCTACCGATGTAGTTTATTTCAAAACAGCTGAAAGCGAAGGCCCTGTGTGGCACCCAACCCAAAAACCTGTTGAGTTAGCCCGGTATCTTATTCGTACCTTCACCAAGCCGGGGGATTTGGTATTAGATAACGCTTTTGGGAGTGGAAGCTTTCTCGTAGCCTCCGCACTTGAAAACAGACGATTCTGTGGCATTGAAAAAAATCAGGATGTCGCACTCTTTAAAAAAAGCTCCATTGATTACATTCAAGTGGCTCTGCAGCGGTTGTCCAATATCGCTAAAAATCAAAAGTTTGTAAAGAAAATTCGTCTTTACTGCCCCAATAGAGGTATTCTCAACAATGCCAACGACTTCGCCAAGATATAA
- a CDS encoding D-Ala-D-Ala carboxypeptidase family metallohydrolase, translating into MNDFKLSEHFTFFELTRTDRAGFQELNRRKGLCYPAELTGLCRIILEPVRAHYGKAVIVHSGFRCFELNTAVGGSANSQHMLGQAADFHVEGVSIDDVFAWLWHESGIPFGQLIDERRDGERWIHASTGGKREVLGFRDGVYARMA; encoded by the coding sequence ATGAACGACTTCAAATTAAGCGAGCATTTCACGTTCTTCGAGCTGACGCGCACCGACCGCGCCGGATTTCAGGAACTTAACCGACGGAAGGGGCTTTGCTATCCCGCCGAGCTTACCGGCCTGTGCCGGATAATCCTTGAGCCGGTGCGGGCGCATTACGGCAAGGCAGTCATAGTGCATTCCGGGTTCCGGTGCTTCGAACTTAATACCGCTGTCGGCGGTAGCGCAAACAGCCAGCACATGCTGGGCCAAGCCGCCGACTTCCATGTGGAAGGCGTGAGTATAGACGATGTATTTGCGTGGCTCTGGCACGAGTCCGGCATCCCGTTCGGGCAGCTTATAGACGAGCGGCGCGACGGCGAACGCTGGATACACGCAAGCACCGGCGGCAAGCGCGAAGTGCTGGGCTTCAGGGACGGCGTATATGCCCGGATGGCTTGA